A window of the Diorhabda carinulata isolate Delta chromosome 1, icDioCari1.1, whole genome shotgun sequence genome harbors these coding sequences:
- the LOC130894164 gene encoding nucleolar transcription factor 1-A-like — protein sequence MVKQTYSKIMYAKKNKKNINNVDTGEDNYEAVVKKTKKRKNDITNENTNIENKSKKRKLATTEEESVSHKKLKKKVKGITVLENNTELHVTEDNSMNNMPTTKNTKRKNNTAKTLSTEATNLDIDDKPEVVTKTSKKSKKKTKTIEDESKDTKTDIDAVGTDPGEGVSHTKHYNNSNISNDMVVDSNKEQVMNSTKQLMHQEVDIIDIKTDNVNEDNEKVVTISIKDIAGMDSDWDENILLKQLEKRVEKKDITKEKRVCINWPEVDLIELVERMEVGIPENDLKPFMKTAEELEWEKIAFKNYTIEDCKKTWLYVLKKIRKYRILKEVLEDAKKWVTTARFKKKPTKVQRHPDMPRRPLSAYFIFYLKEKDALQVEHPGIDATELAKYCAQKFKLLPAEKMQKYEKLAKKNKEEYEQKMKEFYELHPEFKVTKEPKPKKIKSPKPVKEKPPPKPPKPPKQKIPKRPLSAFQYFHNAEVSKNPVEDQDKTAIREINREKWREMPDDKKMEWITFAESETVRYEEEMQEYVKNHPDYITNEKKPQLSKEDLLVKERMSGKPSKPPVTAYNYFARLMLHSDEIKDVPVRDRLVFVSNQWKKCSDEEKKRYKELFEKEIEKYNQAFAAYLETLSEADRKLELLKSHPKRRKSEDEKSKKESKSKKPLKKKVEPKPEKKKMNNKVLDKKPEKIAEKPRKLVEPEQPPISPYRYFATLYKGEGSASQAWKELSAEEKKKYEDELVDKKRAYILDFEKFLKSMTKEELEKYSNSRKKLNNQKHEEEDEEEEETSDSDDNSEDESGEENN from the exons ATGGTGAAACAAACATATAGTAAAATAATGTACGCTAAAaagaataagaagaatataaataatgtgGACACAGGGGAAGACAATTATGAAGCTGTTgtcaagaaaactaaaaaaagaaaaaatgatataacCAATGAGAAtactaatattgaaaataaatctaaaaaacgTAAATTAGCTACCACGGAAGAAGAATCTGTAtctcataaaaaattgaaaaagaaagtaAAAGGTATTACTGTTCTAGAAAACAATACTGAATTGCATGTAACTGAAGATAATAGTATGAATAACATGCCAACAACTAAAAATACTAAACGTAAAAATAATACTGCCAAAACACTATCAACTGAAGCTACAAATCTAGATATTGATGATAAACCTGAAGTAGTTACAAAAACAAGCAAAAAGAGtaaaaagaagacaaaaacAATTGAAGATGAATCCAAGGATACAAAAACAGACATAG ATGCAGTTGGAACTGATCCGGGTGAAGGAGTTTCTCATACAAAgcattataataattcaaatatttccaatgaTATGGTAGTTGATAGTAACAAGGAGCAAGTTATGAATAGTACAAAGCAACTTATGCACCAGGAAGTCGACATTATAGATATTAAAACTGATAATGTAAATGAGGACAATGAAAAAGTTGTCACAATATCAATTAAGGATATTGCAGGTATGGATTCAGATTGGGATGAAAACATTCTACTCAAACAGTTAGAAAAACGAGTAGAAAAGAAAGATATAACCAAAG aaaaaagagTTTGTATTAACTGGCCAGAGGTTGATTTAATTGAACTTGTGGAGAGAATGGAAGTAGGTATTCCTGAAAATGATTTAAAGCCATTCATGAAAACAGCTGAGGAGCTTGAGTGGGAAAAA ataGCTTTTAAAAATTACACTATAGAAGATTGTAAGAAAACATGGTTAtatgttttgaagaaaattcgaaaatatagaatattaaaAGAAGTTCTTGAAGATGCTAAAAAATGGGTAACAACTGCAAGATTTAAAAAGAAACCAACAAAAGTCCAGAGACATCCTGATATGCCAAGACGACCTCTTTCTGCATATTTCATTTTCTACCTAAAAGAAAAAGATGCCTTACAAGTAGAACACCCAGGAATTGATGCA aCAGAGCTAGCGAAATATTGTGCTCAAAAATTTAAACTATTACCTGCTGAGAAGATGCAGAAGTATGAAAAACTCgcgaagaaaaataaagaagaatatgaacaaaaaatgaaagaatttta TGAACTACACCCAGAGTTCAAAGTAACAAAAGAACCAAAACCTAAGAAAATTAAATCTCCAAAACCAGTTAAAGAAAAACCACCCCCTAAGCCACCAAAACCTCCTAAACAAAAAATTCCTAAACGTCCTCTTTCTGCTTTCCAATATTTTCACAACGCCGAAGTTTCTAAAAATCCAGTGGAAGACCAAGATAAAACCGCAATTAGAGAGATAAACAGAGAAAAGTGGAGAGAAATGCCAGATGACAAGAAAATGGAATGGATTACTTTTGCTGAGAGTGAAACAGTGAGATATGAg GAGGAAATGCAAGAATATGTAAAAAATCACCCAGATTACATAACTAATGAAAAGAAACCTCAATTGTCGAAAGAAGATCTTCTTGTTAAAGAGCGCATGTCTGGCAAACCATCAAAACCACCTGTAACTGCTTACAACTATTTTGCAAGGTTAATGCTTCATTCTGACGAAATTAAAGACGTTCCAGTGAGAGATAGACTTGTGTTCGTTTCTAaccaatggaaaaaatgttctGACGAAGAGAAAAAACGTTACAAAGAACTTTTTGAAAAG gaaattgagaaatataaCCAAGCTTTTGCTGCATACTTAGAAACTCTCTCAGAAGCTGACAGGAAATTGGAGCTACTGAAGTCTCATCCCAAGAGGCGAAAATCTGAAgatgaaaaatctaaaaaagaGTCAAAATCTAAGAAACCATTAAAGAAAAAGGTTGAACCTAAACCAGAGAAGAAAAAGATGAATAACAAAGTTTTGGacaaaaaaccagaaaaaataGCAGAGAAACCTAGGAAGTTGGTAGAACCAGAACAACCTCCAAT cTCGCCCTATAGATATTTTGCTACATTGTATAAAGGAGAGGGATCGGCTTCTCAAGCATGGAAAGAGTTAAGTgctgaagaaaagaaaaaatatgaagatgaGTTAGTAGATAAGAAGAGAGCATACAttctagattttgaaaaattcctgAAAAGCATGACCAAGGAGGAGTTAGAAAAGTATTCGAATagtaggaaaaaattgaataatcaaaAACATGAAGAAGAGGATGAAGAAGAAGAG